A genome region from Bifidobacterium coryneforme includes the following:
- a CDS encoding ACT domain-containing protein, translated as MKKAIITVVGQDAIGIIGRVCTSLSGNSINVLDISQTIIDGFFNMMMIVDCSSYAGEFDDLVRDLDALGEDIGVSIRCQREEIFTRMHRV; from the coding sequence ATGAAAAAGGCGATCATCACGGTGGTGGGTCAGGACGCCATCGGCATCATCGGACGGGTCTGCACCAGCCTCTCCGGGAATTCAATCAATGTCCTGGACATCTCCCAGACCATCATCGACGGGTTCTTCAACATGATGATGATTGTCGATTGCTCCTCCTACGCGGGGGAGTTCGATGACCTGGTCCGTGATCTGGATGCCCTGGGTGAGGATATCGGCGTCTCCATCAGGTGCCAGCGTGAGGAGATATTCACCCGGATGCACAGGGTCTGA
- a CDS encoding PFL family protein, which produces MITPDEVQETNAMIDRERLDVRTITMGISLLDCASHDVDMLCRNIHRKVVSLAKDLVSTGESIAHQYGIPIVNKRITVTPISLVAAGACHSVDDYVAVAKALDMSAKEVGVNFIGGYSALVSKSMTPAERLLIKSLPRALSQTERVCASVNVGSTKTGIDMDAVALMGRVIKAVAQATGDTDSSGCTKLVVFCNAPDDNPFMAGGFHGVTEGDAVINVGVSGPGVVKTALETARGASFDQLCETIKRTAFKITRMGQLVAQEASRRLDVPFGIIDLSLAPTPAVGDSVGEVLREMGLEQVGAPGTTAALAILNDQVKKGGIMASSYVGGLSGAFIPVSEDATMIQAAAEGSLTLEKLEAMTCVCSVGLDMIPIPGDTSAESISGIIADEAAIGMINQKTTAVRLIPVAGKGVGDTAEFGGLMGGGPILPVNDRSCADFISRGGRIPAPIHSFKN; this is translated from the coding sequence ATGATTACACCCGATGAAGTCCAAGAGACCAATGCCATGATCGACCGGGAACGGTTGGATGTCCGTACCATCACCATGGGCATCAGTCTCCTGGACTGTGCCAGCCATGATGTTGACATGCTCTGCAGGAACATCCACCGCAAGGTGGTCTCCCTGGCCAAGGACCTGGTTTCGACAGGGGAGTCCATAGCCCACCAATACGGGATTCCCATCGTCAACAAGCGGATCACCGTCACCCCCATCTCCCTGGTGGCCGCTGGGGCCTGCCACTCGGTTGATGACTATGTGGCCGTGGCCAAGGCCTTGGATATGTCGGCCAAGGAGGTCGGTGTCAATTTCATCGGAGGCTATTCGGCCCTGGTCTCCAAGTCCATGACCCCGGCGGAGCGCCTCCTGATCAAGTCCCTGCCCCGCGCCCTGAGCCAGACCGAGAGGGTCTGCGCCAGTGTCAACGTGGGCTCGACCAAGACCGGCATCGACATGGATGCCGTGGCCCTGATGGGGCGGGTCATCAAGGCTGTGGCGCAGGCAACCGGGGACACCGACAGTTCGGGGTGCACCAAGCTGGTTGTCTTCTGCAATGCTCCGGACGACAACCCCTTCATGGCCGGGGGCTTCCACGGCGTGACCGAAGGCGATGCCGTCATCAACGTGGGCGTTTCAGGTCCGGGCGTGGTCAAGACCGCCTTGGAAACTGCTCGTGGTGCGAGTTTCGACCAGCTCTGCGAGACCATCAAGCGTACCGCCTTCAAGATCACCAGGATGGGGCAGCTGGTGGCTCAGGAGGCCTCGCGCCGCCTGGATGTTCCCTTCGGCATCATCGACCTCTCCCTGGCGCCGACCCCGGCCGTGGGCGACTCTGTGGGTGAGGTCCTGCGCGAGATGGGCTTGGAACAGGTGGGCGCTCCCGGCACCACCGCAGCCCTTGCCATCCTCAACGACCAGGTCAAGAAGGGCGGCATCATGGCTTCAAGCTATGTGGGTGGCCTCTCTGGAGCCTTCATTCCCGTTTCCGAAGACGCAACGATGATCCAGGCGGCCGCCGAGGGAAGTCTGACTCTTGAAAAGCTGGAGGCCATGACCTGCGTCTGTTCGGTTGGTCTGGATATGATTCCCATTCCCGGCGATACCAGCGCCGAGTCCATCTCCGGCATCATCGCCGACGAGGCGGCCATCGGCATGATCAATCAGAAGACCACGGCAGTCAGATTGATTCCGGTTGCGGGCAAGGGTGTGGGGGACACGGCGGAATTCGGTGGACTCATGGGAGGCGGCCCCATCCTGCCTGTCAACGACCGCTCCTGCGCCGACTTCATCAGTCGTGGAGGACGCATCCCGGCCCCCATACACAGTTTCAAGAACTGA